The window CATCATTTTTAGGGGATATATGTATTTTCGTCTTTTTAACTACTCATGAATTTCAAAAATTATTGACTCGATTAATTCAAATTTACTTTCAAATAGGTCCACCAAAGAAGAGTAAAATGCTCCATACTAATAAATTCTCTATTTTCATCTCTCAAACCTAAGACCTCAAGGCGATGATATACTTAATAGCGGTACGTATCGCGACTAGTTAAGTAATGAAAATTCTCTCAGTTTTTATTTCATTCGGAGCACATATCTTTTCTTAACAATATGGAGTACTATATTTTGTCATGTCTTCAAGCACATTCCGTTAGAGTTCCAGTCTTTAATTTGTATATGAATTATCATACATAATACTCATATAAATGGGCGGCAGTAGGAATGGAGAAATAGACAAGATGACTTTGCCGAAAGGTCACGAAGAAAGACACAATTGTCTGTAGTTTTACGTGCTAATTATCATCATTATTATACCTAGAATTTGATTGTCAGCCGCAACACCATTAAAGTGGTTATCTTTTTAAGCAACTTGGGTACAATATTGACAAGAATGTCATCTCCACTTTCCACcacttgttattattattattattatgtaaaATGCCTTTTTAGGCCTGCAAATACATTGATGGTTACACCTTTAAATACTTTAGCCACACATCTTTCACTTtcgttgtgattttcttttattaattctcCTGTGTTGCGGCTAAGGAGGTGGCTTCTACAGACTATTGGATGACTTCTATGGCGGGCTGCATGAGATCTTTCTTTTTCGGGATTTTTACGCAAATAATACGTCGGATtcactatttactttttctaaccgGTACACATAAATAAATGAACaactatttaagttaattctccttttttttcccATCAAAATAGTTCAAGACCCCCATGGATTATGGTAATAATGTTTAATTGTTTATACAATTTAATTTATGACATTTTCATCATTATAAATCACATAGTACCTGCCACGAGACAATCACGAGGCTAAAACTCACAGAACTACGTCCTAAAAGTCGAGGCGCATTAGCTACATTACCACTTGACGTAGTAATATGTCTCATTATACATATTTTATGCGCATTTTGCTTATTGGGTTGTTTGCACCATACTCAACGAACGTTATCTTGATAATTTTTGTTTAAGTATATGACTATATATAATAATCACATTATTTACAATTCAGTGACttaatatattttgtatgtattcATATTATTTTAAGTAGATATTTGAATAATTCTTTGGTAAAgtgtttttatttttcaaacatattaaatatattttaaaatgttgTTAGAAGGAAAGCATCAAATGGTGTCGTGGTGTAGTTGGTTATCACGTCAGTCTAACACACTGAAGGTCTCCGGTTCGAGTCCGGGCGACGCCAAATTTTACCATCTATCTTTTCGACCGTCAATCACCACTATAATATTGGGAGAAAACAGGAAAAAACACCACCGTAGAATAGCTTATTGTACTTTTTTGTGTCCCGATAGCTTATTGTACTCGTCGTATCCAAAAACATGCAAATTTTCTACGGAAAAGGGTTATATTTATCCCTGTACTCTTTAAAAATTGTTATATTTGTCCTTCGTTAtacttttttgatatatttatcctTACCATTATACTTTATGATCATATTTGTCCATGTACTCTTCAAAGAGGGTTACATTTGTCCTTCGTCATACGttttgacatatttatccttacacttatactttaggatcatatttgCCCCTCATCCATTAAATCCCCATGTCCCACCTTTCTTTTCCTACATGGTGCCTATGTGGATTTCTTTTTCCTCCAATTTAAATATGGCCAcctatttaagataatttaatCCGTCCacccaatttaaatatggtcaCCTATTTAAGATAATGTTCTTTTTCGGCTCCATATTTTTCGGATAGCAGCGGCAACATATTGGCAAACAAGAACTTTGAACTCAAAATCACTAATCTGATACAACTTACAATTATTGCAGTAACCAAATTAAATTACGAGAAGTTGCACAACAATGGAATTAATGACAAAGGTCCGTGCTTAAAATAGAGCACTGCCAGAAGCCTAATATTGTCTAGGATGGTTTCCTCAAACATATTTTTTCTCGAAAAGAAAATATTGCTCCCTCCTCTCATTTTATATGAAAGAATTCGATTACAAGGGTCAAAACATCtagtttttttttgtgatttgggtatataattttcatgtttttcaaaaataaaataaaattacatatttAAAAAAGTATATCTAAATAATTCAACTTTTTGGATGGCAGAGTCatgatttaaagtttatgggttctgaTCTTGCTCATACTCATTTTAGTTATTAAGTtcgtaattaaatatttatacatatttaatgtaTTTCCTAATagaacacaaatctaaacaaaaGTTATAGAGTTCATTCAAACCATACCTAATACTCTAGCTCCACCCCTTATCTTCGACCTGGTTTAACATAAACCTACAATGACGAATAATATTAGAGTAATGTGAATTATCAGAATGAAGCCACTATATTTTATATATTGGCTGCCCAAAGACATAAATAAGTGCAGACAACCAAATTATGGTTTATGGTTTAGGGTTAAATTGGGTGGGCGGattaaattatcttaaatagTTGACCATATTTAAATTGGAGGAAAAAGAAATCCACATAAGCACCATGTAGGAAAAGAAAGGTGGGACATGAGGATTTAATGGACGATGGGCAAATATAATTCTAAAGTATAAGTGTaaggataaatatgtcaaaaagtaTGACAAAGGACAAATGTAACCCTCTTTGAAGAGTATAGGGAcaaatatgatcctaaagtataatGGTAaggataaatatatcaaaaaagtaTAACGAATGACAAATATAACCATTTTTAAAGAGTACAGGGACAAACATGTCCATTTCCGAATTTTCTATACtgatcattttgtttttttcTGTGCCGACCCCTAAACTTTGTACTATTCGCATTAACTCCCATCTCTACCAAAAAGTTTGAAAAAGGTGACAACACAGTGAATGGAACTCCTTTTGTTCAGTTTTTTTCCTTGTCCTTTTCAAAAGTCAAGCAGCAGCCCCTTCACCATTCACTGCCTTAGATTCTTCTTCATCCCATTAATTACCATTTCAAGCTTGTTCTTTCACCaaacacaaaaaaagaagaaTCTTTAGTAAGGTAAAGGTTCTGTTTTTAGGTATTGCCACTGCCTCTTTATTATACATATGTTTTtaatttttctgaaatttatttggGTGTGGTCTATTTATCAGGTTTCTTCAGTAAAGATTCTGTTTTTCACCTATCTAGTTACTCATTTCAAGCAGACACCTTtttcagaagaaagaagaagcaaGATATTTGGCGAGGTAAAGCTTCTGTTTTTCCTCAGTTTGTCTTCTTTCTGCTGTGCAACTGACTGTGTATGTTTGTGCTTTTGAAACTGATATTGGGTGTAGTTTAGCCTTCTGAAACCTATTGTGTCTGGTCTATGGGTCAGGTTTCCTGTGTAAAGATTCTGTTTTTCTGAGTTTGTCCTCTTAATTCTATTGTCTTTTAGCAAAGTGATTCTATTTTTTCTCTCTAGGTATTTCTGGTGTGCCACTGCTTCTTTATGTATGTGCTTTTGAAACTGAAGGTGGTTTTAGTTAATTTTCTGAAATTTGTTTGGATGAGGGTTTATATAGCCTAAGCTACCCCAACTAGCTTAGAATTGAGGTGAAGTTTTTGTTGCTGTCCGGTTGGTTTATCAATTGAGTGTAGATTCTGCTTTTCTTAGTTTGCACTATTTTATTCTTTTGCCTAGGTAAAAGTGCTATTTTCCTCGATGGTCTTTTTGGTGTGCCACTGCCTGTATATGTGCATGCTTTTGAAACTGAAGATGCTGTAGTTAGAATTTGTGAAATTTTATTAGGTTGTGGTCTACTGATCAGGTTTCTTGTGTAAAGCTTCTGTTTTCTCAGTTTGTGCTATCATTTCAGTATTTCACCTTTCGCGAGTTAACATTTCCTCAAAGGATTTGTTTTGTTTGACTTAACAAGTGCTAGTGCTTGTTGGTGAAGTAGTTGTAACCAGAAAATGTTGTTGAAGTCTTGTGGTTTGTAAATATGTAGCATAACCAATGATTCTTAGGCAAAGTTCAAGTCCATAGGACAGACCATCATTAATCTCCCAAATTAATTGGGTTACTATAAGCCTGATTTATACATATTAGATAATTTGCTTCTATAAGTCAGTCCATATGCAATCTTTGGAACATGTTTAGTACAAAGTCTCCATATCGAAATGGGCAGGCTCAATCAGATGATGAGATCAGTATTCTAATGGTGGATTGCCAAGCCTGTACATGACCTTGTATTCTGTGACTCCTGTGGTGTTATTCCATGACTAGTTTTTTTTAAGCGTTTGTCTTTGTTGTTTTAATTAGGAAACATGTTGGTTGAGAGTCGGTACAAAGAGTGTCTCAGCCTGTATTAACATCAATGTTTTCGTGCAAAGAAGTGAGTTTAACCACCTATGATTTGTCTTTGTTATCATAGAATTAGGGACTTTCAgtatagaaattgaagaaaagcAAAGAAGTTTCTTCAAACTATGCGGAGGAGCATAAACTAAGTACTTAGCTTGGTCCTAAATTGTTATAGCTGACATGTATTACGTGAGATCCAACAGAAAGTAGTTTTATGATGTTGTTTCAAGAAGCTCTTTTGTGCAGTATTCTTGATCCTTGTCTTCATATCTCTGTTGCCGTACTCCTTGTTAACCAAGTATTTCTTTTTTGTGATTACTCTGTATATTTTCTAAATGTCCACCCATTCTCCCTTTTTCGTTTCAGCAGTGCCTTGCCTATACATACGAAAGGAGAAGATAATGTGTCAGGAAATAAGACATATACATTGACAACTAAAATAACTGCTAGGAATGGGAGGTTGCTGTTGCTCTTCAAGGAAGCCGCCCCAGCTTCATGGAACACCAATCTTTTACTATGTTAGTAATGATTCCGATCAGTCTACATATGGAAACATCCAACTAACATAAGTTCTTCCAGATTTTGTCCTATTGATTCATTCACTTTCTATAACATTGTCCTTTTTGGACTTGTCTGTGCTTGCTGATATTATGATATTTCTTAAAATGATGGCTTATTGAATGTAAGTGTGTTACCTGCTAAAACAGTTCCTCAAAATATTGTACTAATAGTAAGTTCGGCTCATGCATTGTTCTATTAAGCAACATTGAAAGACCTCTACTGATTTTATATAAGGAGAAACTTGAATACTTGATTCAGTTCTTGGTTCCTTATAAACCTGAACACAGTGATTGTATTCGTGATGAAACTCAAACTTGAAGGAAAAAGAAAGCAACTGATTTTGTATATACTGTATGCTCTCTGAAGTCTTACGCATCAGTTTTACTACTTGCGTCCTCTGCAGATGGACTGGCACCTTTTTGTTCATTGATCGCTCTTCCTAATATAACCTTTTTCCTATGACCTTCTTTTCTTCTCAAACTCTGACCATAGAGTTCCCGTCTTCTTTCTGCAGTTCCCACCAGCTTCTGAAGAGTATGAGTCCTTGACATCTGATGATAGCGCTGCTACTGCACTTACCTCTGGCTTCCTGGATGATTTGAACCTAGATAGATCAACACCTGACACTTACCGTGCTCCTCCTGCACCAATTCCGTTTGAAGTAGTTTTGGGGCATCCACAGTCCAGGGGTTCCGAGTTCACAGAAGAACCATTACTTCACAATAGCTATGAGAGTACTTGTAAAGATATTAAGCAATCTGATTGCAAAGCTGAAACAGAATTTCTTCTTGCCTCCCTAAAGAAAACAGGGATTGGCCTTGTAAAATCAAATCCACCTATTATTCAATCAGCTGACGAAGAGGATGTTTGTCCCACATGTCTTGAAGGTATATACAATAGACATTTTTGGAGAGGCGACTTCACTTTTGCCCTCTTCCGTACCTTTTACTTTTTTAATCAACCTGTTTGTGATTGGCTTATAGTCTTGGTGTCTATACTTTGCACTTGTTTTGCAGAATATGATGGTGACAATCCAAGAATAGTTGCAAAATGTAACCACCATTTTCATCTTTCATGCATTCTTGAGTGGATGGAAAGAAGTCAAACATGCCCAATATGCAATCAGGTCCACTTTGTTTTCCTTCTCTCTTTCGCTCACCCCCTTCTTTTCCTCCTCTACCTTACTCTGTTTCTGTCATCAGTTTTCTAAGAGTATATGAGGAAAAGGATGGAGTTTTTCTTGATTCATGTTACTGCTCTTCAttatatttttcatttcacaACGAACCGCGTTCATGCtttctttttatcattatttctGTCGCTGAGATCCATAAAGTGAGCAAGACTGCTGATTTTCTTGATACAGGATATGATATATGAAGACCTATGAAACTTTTCTAATCGAAAGTTCCTTGGCTGATCGTTGTCAATACCTGTCTGCACAAGCAGCACAAACACATGGCTGTTATTTTTCACTTGGAGGCTTGGCCTGTGTTCGCTTGTTCACTCATAAAATGTAATTTCTCAATAGTATATGAAAATTATGTTAGTAAATCCTACCCTCGATGAAGATCAATTGATGATGCGAGTTGCACGTATGCTGAAGGGAGCTAATTGCagccaaagaacaagaagaagcTTTTAGTTTTGCATTTGATGTCTGGAAGATTAAATTCTGAAACACATGTTTTTAGTCATGCTTCTGAGTTCCATGTGTTGTACATGTATGACGCTTTCTTTTGTAATTTTATGTTCAATTGCTGTACAGATTCTTCTGTCAAAGATAATGGCAATGACATATTCCTCCAGTTTTATGGGCACATTTGATAGTCCTGGTTTTGTCTCTTCTGAAAAATTCCGTTTCCGCTGCTCCGGACCTCTACCCCtccgggtaggggtaaggcttgCGTACAatctacccttcccagaccccgcTAGTgtaattttactgggttgttgatGTTGATGCTCAGGACATTTGACAGTCTtgtacataattttttttttttttcgtccTACCAAAAACACAGCGGTGTCTGGGATAAGGAGAAGTCAATATAGTGATTCCAAAAGTTTGAGTAGCTCAAAGCTGTAATCCAAACAACTTTCTTGAATTACGTAAGGCAAGTACATTGTGATGCGTGAGATGAAATCACAATCACCAAACTACAACTCAAATTACGTATCATGTATTTTAGTTACTACGTTTTAAAGTCTCAATTCTGACGCTACTTGTAAATCTAGTTTTTCACGTCGAGCCAACCAGcgtaataaattaattaaattaaatccgGATTGAGCGCTGTGTCAAAGTGATTTTTAAGTTTTACCATAATATATGCATATCAACTTGTATAATTCAACAATTTGACGACAGCCAATGCAAAAATTCATActttgtttggccaagcttctcaaccaacttattttgaaaagtatttttgtcaaaagtatttttaaaaaataatatttttgatgAAATGCAGTTTGTGTTTGGTTATTAATTGCAATTAGTGTTtgatcaaacttttaaaaagtgttttaagtatttttttttaaagtacttttcaaaaaagtagCTTTTAAAGAGAAGTTAGTTTTTTTTATTCTCAAAAATTACTTCTGCTTTTactcaaaatcactttttttcaTTCTAAACCTAGTTAACGAGAAAGAGTCCAAGGATTCCAATCATTTGTTTTGCacccaaaaaaataaatagaacaaGTTCAACACCATTAAGGGAGTTAGTGGAACCAATATAATATTTCCTCTATTAATTAGCGGTCtcgagtttgatttttggaaatagaaaaaaaattatttaggaAGCGTTACCCGTTTAAATGACCCTTAGGGTGCACGAGTCCAAATTTGTCGCAATCTGAAAGCTAGTAGTACTAGTATCGATCATCATATGAGAAATCAAAAACCAAATTCAGATAAAATTAGACGGAAAATAAATCAAAGATGTTATAAAACAAcgaagaagaatattgcaaagTAAGGTGTGAGCCTCTTCAGTTGCAGTGAAAGTTCCCGACTCTCTAGTTCCATTCCTTTTTTGTCAGCCTGACATTACAAAGGTAGACTTCATCCACCGGACGCCCTGGCTTTCTTTTTAGTTTTCCAATCTTCTGTCCTTCATTCTTGCAGATGCAAATCATAGATGATCTAGTTGCATTTATGCCAGACCAGAGCATTCTTCTCAAGAAAAGAAAGCGAGAATTCTTTTTGGTTTTGGGATTAATTATAATGGAATAAAACTCttttatttatagggaaaaaataACTTAGCCatcaagtaacaaaccctaaaataTAGGCATTCACCTTAAAtggaattctatttataacactcgcccttgaatgtctattcaatggataatgtgcctcgttaaaaccttaactaaagtaaaacccagtgggaaaaaattctagtgaaggaaaaagagtacacatatctaacaatacgccttttggttgcctcattaaaagccttgcaaggaaaacccagtgggacaaaaccttgtaagggaaaaagagtgcaacgcgtattAATTCCCCTattgagagcatcaattcacatctttgagtcttcacatcccaatcttgtgcactagcttcttgaaggttgacgtcggtagagaatTGGTGAAATAAATCAGCCAATTAACTCCAATcaatatgttgcaccttgaaaatcctcgctatcacattatcatgttTATAGTTATAGCAAGTTACAAATGTGCAGAAATTACACTTAGGATGTAGTACTTCATGACCAAGAATTCTATAtgctttaagcaatttaaatccttcaaggattgtCATATAAGCTATATGAATgaactttagatgcatatcaagtttttatgtcatgctagacataacATGGATACAAGTGATTGTACACACcattggctttatactttcaagtgtttgaaccGCAGGTCCAAAACTATATGTCTTTCGTATGAAACCAATTTTGTTCGAATTGTATCTCTtccatttggccaatattttttGTGTCTTTATTCGacagacttaagatcctcatctatacttggcgctatcatagatgtcgtcgacgaatattttatatcagttataatatttttttttccataaagacaaaacatagagatctcttaatttatatattcaggtacctgaatctctcatgagattttatgaagtgttatgtcatgtgatcttctagatcacttgcctcctttattatgatcattttgatcatttgctcatcttctttatcaagaagtttatttgaaaccgatttgtctatacaCTTTAAgcataccatagactttgtccttctaggacttaattggagcatttgcaatgagaatatagttactttctttgggtcagcaaatgcgtctggcatgctttgcaatatattgcaaatgaattatccttttatgaatttcaagttcatattatcttattcgaggatctagatgtacacaTGATAATTCGTTCCACGTAACTGTTTCTCAATTGTTTAtcatgtctccccctcatgttagaaaacctaactttcttcctcaattttgGAAACTCATCTttgtgtgatatggtattaatcaaaatatacatcACATATCAATAATaaaaagatgaaattatttggttcctgaccctaaaccacttgtgaggggagaatgtaatatactttcgtataacgtatatcaaactgatatatataactttgttctcataagcaataatttagctattaagtggaggcactcaataaattattttgctaaatcaaTTGTGATGtataccaacttatcaagatgaactatcttaaATAAAAAACCCGGAATATGCTCTAAATTAATTATGGAGCAAATTACCTTGCAAACACCAGGTTGCGGGTTagtaataatcgcacatgtaatcatctcatagatgcatcttatgtggtatacatggcaggtgaatgagcTCATATTCACATTTGATATTTCTAGCATTCATTGGATTCAATCCCAATTCTAGTTGGTTTATTAATTAACGAGAAcaagcaacataagagaattcataaagaactttctagttctttaatatttacccatgtgaattctcttttactTTTGCAAATCATACGTAAATTAACATGGCTAAAGCAACtatgccaactgaataaattattaatattgataaagttcaggtttacaccatgacgtgtaaaattatcaataaactccaagtttattatgatatgagtttttatatcaataaacttctattttattgtggcattcttttatttgtgtagtacaaactggagaataaagcgggtagcttttcacatacatatcACCCCGCTATAAGTTGTAGTAATAtaagatattaaatcttttctttatttatagcCTCAATATAACCAATCGTTTTCGCGAATGCTTTAGAAActaaataagtttctttgagacttactaaaATATAATGTCTTATTGataattaattttgtttcttcaaaatagtataattggctcttgcagagttctcaattaattttgtagtaccatatattcatcaacatctaatatggtgaatatctcttttaaagagaaagttataccattgtggttatggtcaaaattatatgcaagatctgtTTCTTGCATTACCTTTGTCTTTTAATAATCAtaatgccaaaatattttggcgtacaataagtacgtgaccaatgaccatttatgccataataatgacattattttcttatttcctctcaaacctccttctagaggtgagtgtggtatatacCACTAACACGCTCATATTCTTTcaaaaatgaatatgtattcacaaatcacatgttgtcacattcacatcatgaatggattACAATCATTTATATGTattttacaaaatctcatgtcaaatcgatgacaaacgttactttcacagagtgaaggattattttgagaatccttattattctcattgCCACAATGATgatgattataatttcgtctattaccacgtccacatccattgataccctcacggtaataattttgtcttctttcagacttattacatattgctaccacattctcttaagggaatgaaaatgaagcaaattcaatgggatgAGTTTCCACTTCTTGTGCTCACGATCATACATGACTTTGATCATGGCAAAACATAGAAATTTACCACTTcgagtggttataatttcttactaACTCCATTAGAactataatcaaaatttattgtctttgcttgtatttaaaatcaaattatagaataaaagagaaaatacgGTAAAATACATACCTTAAAttcagaatttaatcatgaaggaagttaTTGGAATAATttacaatcattatgctcaatcccaaagttTTTACTCAATtgattagagtctcgtgctgataaaacaatgaaaaagaatattgcaaagaaagagagagaattcttattggtttgagaattaattataatggaatagaacccttCTATTTGTAggggaaaaaaataatttaaccactaaataataaatcctaaaatatagatattcacctcaaatagaattctatttataacaaaaacTAAGCGAAAAACCTTTTGAGAATTGACCAAATGTTTAGATTGCTGCCTTGCATCCTGGACACGTGTAAGGTTTAATTTTCACAAAAGCTCTTTCCTTATCATTTCCTCGGCCACGAGCCGCCTACCTctccaataaaaaataaaattaaaccaaaaaagattaaagaaaatactTCTGGTTTAATCATGACAAAATCAAATATATTCTAGTGAGAATTAAGTGAAAACTCACTTATAGaatatttattttacattttagTGGTGTGAGATTCAAATTTCATCTTACTCTCTGCTCGTTTAATCATACCCGGGgaaaaaaaacaagagaaaaaatcAAGCAGAGTGCATTATCTAATTATTTTTGGTGATTGTCTCATGTTTAAAAGTTATATACTAAATCTTTAATCAATGAATGGAAAAacaaaatatttatacatataactAAGAGCAACATTTGTTTGATGTTTAGTAATATCTGGTAACTAGGAAATTTGTCACATATCTGTTACAACATATTACATACAAAGTCTATATTTGTCAATCCTATTTTATTCCTATTGAAAACTGAGAGTCTAAGGAAACTGATTTATTAAATATAAACATCATTATTGCATCTAGAAGCAATTGGAAGAGTTAAAATATATCCCCCAGAAGCACATTCGTCAAAGGTTTAACCAACTTCGCCAATACCTAATTGTtgcttttactatttttaaataCACAAGTTTTCTATGAAAGCGCAGGGCCAACTACTCTTTTATATTTTACTTTCCATTAATTTTTCCCATCTTTTATAtatgaaaattttctttaaacACTTCTCTTTGGAACTCAAATTAAAAGACATGTACAATTAGAAATTGAGTTACCACTAATAATATCCTTccgacctttttttttttttttttttttcctgttttcAATTTACGACTCTATTCGCattaaaaaaagtagaaaaataaatgaaTGGAGTATATGTATATGAATAGAACTCTGAGCTAAAAGCTTGTTTCGATggttgtattgtatcgtattgttactttaaatataatgtttattttgattgttacttaaattttattgtatcatatCGTTAAATCTATCGCTACATATCAACGAAAAatgtcactttatgtaacgatcTATTTAGTGTGGTCGCATCGTTagcttatttttttctctcatcttgctcTTCCTTATTAATAACTAATTCTATCTTATCCTTTaccctatattttttttataataattctACTTCGTacattactttttttttaaaataatatcgCAAGTTTGTTCTTCATATCGTCAGTGCATTGACAtcatgaaaaaataaataatctatatatatatatatatatatatatatatatatatatatatatatatatatatatatataaacgatCATTATTAGGTGTGACAAACGGGCGGGTCCAAAATAGGTAATATGAAAAAcgaataaattatccgacccaatCATATTTAACACAGATAAAAAAGGGGTTAATCAAcgaatatggatatccatattatccatggctttttgaatatgatcacttttgagaaaaatcctAGTCTCCCATAAACTTGAGCAACCCCCAATTTGagactttacaaatgtaaaagtcaAACCCATTAGTtattcattggttatccattttctaagtggataatataatttttatatatatttgatccgtttttaaaaagtgCATTATCAAACTcattttttaatgaataatatgagtaaataactattttcttttatgcATTTTGCCAATAAAAACCATCGAAACAAGATGTAAAAGAATTTGCCTAGAGATGCAAGACCCATTGACAAATTTGTCAACAACTAAACACAACTTGATGGGCTTAAAATGTCTAAACAAGTAAGTATCATTATTCAATTTCTAACTAACCATTTATTCTTGGCACACAAAGTCTTTGCTTCGTGGGGTCCCCTCATTCAACCTATCTTTGTCCTGAACCCTGTATGCTTCATTACAATGTGGATAAAGACATTAAAGCTGGTATCATCAAATTTATCTATAT of the Nicotiana tabacum cultivar K326 chromosome 7, ASM71507v2, whole genome shotgun sequence genome contains:
- the LOC107807620 gene encoding putative E3 ubiquitin-protein ligase RHB1A; its protein translation is MGGCCCSSRKPPQLHGTPIFYYFPPASEEYESLTSDDSAATALTSGFLDDLNLDRSTPDTYRAPPAPIPFEVVLGHPQSRGSEFTEEPLLHNSYESTCKDIKQSDCKAETEFLLASLKKTGIGLVKSNPPIIQSADEEDVCPTCLEEYDGDNPRIVAKCNHHFHLSCILEWMERSQTCPICNQDMIYEDL